A single genomic interval of Halomonas sp. GT harbors:
- the uraH gene encoding hydroxyisourate hydrolase: MKRLSAFFAGIALSSVAATALAADNPLSVHVLNIQNGQPSPGVDVGLERHTDTGWELLATATTDDAGRVSALYPAGEAFLPGTYRVTFETGEWFEANDTATFFPNVPVPFVVEEADQHYHIPLLLSPYGYSTYRGN, from the coding sequence ATGAAACGATTGTCTGCTTTTTTTGCCGGTATTGCTCTTAGCAGTGTTGCTGCCACAGCACTGGCGGCTGATAACCCGCTGAGTGTTCATGTCCTCAATATTCAGAACGGCCAGCCCTCTCCTGGCGTTGATGTGGGGCTTGAGCGCCATACCGATACGGGCTGGGAATTGCTGGCAACGGCAACTACCGACGATGCAGGCCGTGTATCAGCCCTTTATCCCGCTGGTGAAGCGTTCTTGCCTGGCACTTACCGTGTCACGTTTGAAACCGGTGAATGGTTTGAAGCGAATGACACCGCGACGTTTTTTCCCAATGTGCCAGTACCTTTCGTCGTGGAAGAGGCCGATCAGCACTACCACATTCCGCTACTACTTAGCCCCTACGGCTACTCAACGTACCGTGGGAATTAA
- a CDS encoding GlcG/HbpS family heme-binding protein: MTSRRARLPLLGAVLLAGSVLADTGPLQQQTLSLDLANRLVNATLEACHADGRTAVVAAVDRGGNLVALQRDDNIGPHNTLAAQRKAFTSLSTGSTSRALSEHARQDPESANLNTLDELLLLGGGVPLRIEGELIGALGVAGAGGSAIDEGCALTAINSVIPQ, encoded by the coding sequence ATGACATCACGACGTGCTCGCCTGCCTCTGCTTGGCGCTGTCTTGTTGGCCGGTAGCGTACTTGCCGATACCGGGCCGCTCCAGCAGCAGACACTGTCACTGGATCTGGCTAATCGCTTAGTGAATGCCACCTTGGAAGCGTGTCATGCCGATGGCCGCACTGCGGTAGTCGCCGCAGTAGATCGTGGTGGCAATCTGGTTGCTCTGCAACGCGATGACAACATCGGCCCCCACAACACGTTGGCCGCCCAACGCAAAGCATTTACATCGTTGTCGACGGGCAGTACCAGTCGCGCGTTATCTGAACATGCTCGCCAAGACCCTGAGTCGGCAAACCTAAACACGTTGGATGAATTGCTGCTGTTGGGGGGCGGTGTGCCGCTCCGAATCGAGGGTGAACTAATTGGCGCCCTTGGTGTTGCCGGGGCGGGTGGTTCTGCCATCGACGAAGGCTGTGCCCTAACGGCTATCAACAGCGTGATACCGCAGTAA